A segment of the Phalacrocorax aristotelis chromosome 5, bGulAri2.1, whole genome shotgun sequence genome:
TTAGGTACTTGGAAATCTCTTATACAATCTGAGTAATTGAGTATACTAAAGAATAACACTATTTGTAGACTGGAGAAATTCTAAGGATACTCATGTGGTTTCCAttacagaggagaaaacatTCTTGTGCACATGCCCAGCATAATTATCTCTGCAAGCAAGTGTGATATTACTGCAAGAAAAACGAAACaaaattgctctgaaaaaacagaattaactTCTTCAAAAGTAGTTTATTTCCCATTtataaattcagaaattaagatGAATAAAATATGGAAGACAAGAATATTCTTCACTTTACATAGGCAGTAGCTAACTGCTTTATGATCAAGAAACCCATTTACTGATAGctttctgttttacaaaaatCAGACTAAGGAACTATGAGTGTGAAATTCTGAGTTCCCTTACTTCCTGTGTATTTCAGGGGTGCTTACCACTCATGCCATGGCTTCCAGAGCCTGCAGGTAAAGCCTCGAGTCATTAGACCAAATGCAGTCTCAAGTAACTGGACCAAATGCATACTGTTAAAGTTTGAAGCTGAAAAGCTCATGTTTCCATTATTTCACTAGCACTAGATGCCCAAGGAGAAAAGAATATATATGTCATATATATGAATGTACACattatatataaatgtaaatgCATATATGAACTGTTAACATGGGTGAAGATTCTCAGATGTGTACTTCAACCATAGAATTGAAGGGATCTTAGCCACTTTTGCCAACATTCCCAATTAGGTAACTTCACCcaaaatttctgcattttcagcatGGAGaagtaattattctttttttctggatatgTTCCATTACTTTAACAGCACAGTTTCTTGCtcattttattctcattttgtcttttattttcctcttgttATCGAGAAAAATACCGTTTATATTACTTAACAGTAACTGAAGACTGCCAAAAACTCACCAgcaagaaacctttttttccttgtggaaCTGTGACAGCTATCCCACACGATGGAACAGCTAATAATTTAATTCTCTTCCCAGTTACAATAAAGATTGCTGTTAGGAGTACCTGCTAGAAAGAACATCCATATAGGATGGCATGTAGACTGGCTGTTTTCTTAAAGAACAGTTGTGAGGAACTGCTTCAAGCAAAGTCTCTGGGCTCTCTGCctgcaaagggaaaatattGGCGAGTAAGGAAAAAGGTCATGGACTAGTGAATTCACGTTGGGTTTCATCTAAGGTTGTTTGATACAAACTTTCTGCTGTTGCCACAATGTAAAAAACCTAAATGAGAGGAGCGAAAAAGCGGAAGAAGAAGTCAGAACGTAGTTTTCTAAGGCTGAaccacaaaataatttatagaaCAGCGACTAAGTTCTTTCATAACCACCAAGTGTTGCTACAGTCACCAGTACAAAACCTTTGAagaactttttttctggaaggtgTGTGAATTGATCTGATATGTATGTAGCAATGCCTCACTAATAAAAATTGCATAGCATATCTGAaccttttctgaaagttttctttatCTCCATGAACTGGAGAAATTTAATTAGTCCCTGCTGAAACAAAGAATTTAAACACTTCCTgcaaaaatgttacttttgaaGAATGGATGAATAGTATAGTAATTGTCAACTAGCCCTATtgatatttgaagaaaatttctGTGTATCAACAGGAGTTCCAGGTGCCTCTCCTGATACTGACACTGAATAGATGAGTactaaaagaaggaaacaagTATTCCAGTATTTAAAATCCACATTAGAGATAAGTAAGGGaacatgtttattttgcagctaTTTCGCAATCTTAGATTTTCAGAGAGGACCGCTTGAAGCTTTCTGGTTGCTAGACTTGGCATTTACACAACTATAACTTtagtatttatttctgctttactgAAGTTACAAAACGATGACCAAAATAACCCTCAGGAggtccaaaataattttctgtcaaCACACTAATACACTCTAATCTTGATAGATTAAATAAGTTTAAAGTAGTCAGACTGCTTCTTTTGaataataaaagattaaaatgaactgcaaaaacagtttgggttttgttgttttgtggttttttttttttaataaagggaAGTAGGTATTCTAGCACAGTGAAGAGTTAAAATTATACAATTTTATacaacctgtgattctgtgaactgctTTGGCTGGTATAGCTCAATAGCTCATTTAGTAAACTGGGAGTACAAATGCCTTATTCCTGCCTGAGTGGGGAAGGAATATTGTATTCTTAAGAATATTATATTTTGAAGGAAGAGTAAGTGTACATTCTTCTCAAAAAGACATAAAGGAAGCATGGAAGGGGAAGCTAAAATTCACTGGAATTACTCTGCAGAGTGGCTCAAGAGCTCTGGCTTACTTGAGgtgctgcaggagaagcagtgCACTCCATGTGATGCACAGGCATGTGATGCACAGGATTGCAGGCTCACCAGCCAGCCAGTCCCCAGTAACCGCTGCTTGCCAGAAGCCAGATGggaaaattattctgttaaCGTGTTTACTTGGATGCTCCACATTCTCACTCATACATTGGCAGTTTTCCTGATTATCTTCTGGATCTGCAGTTAGCCTCAGCTTTGGCTATGTACGTGCGTTGCCTGCCTCTAACACACAACGTGCAGCATGGTTGCGACACATTTCCATGCTCTGGGGCAAAGATCTAGGAAACTCTTAACTGTTGACACCACATTCTTCCTATTTTAGCCCTTTATAATGCCACTGCCTCTTCTTTCTACTGCCTGGAAGCTGGCTTGATTTTATAAGTGTCTTACAAACATTTCTCTTGTGGACCAAAGCAGCATACTTCCAGCATTTCTACTTCaacaaaatcactttttttttttttttttttctgcttcaccATGACGTCTCAGTGATCTGGACAGAGAAGCCAAAATGGGATCCCAGAAGTTCTACCCCtatctttatttgtatttgatAAATGTGCCTAGGGACTGAAAGAATAGGAAAGATTGGCTTCTTTTGGTAAGATTTGCTTTGAGCATAAAGAGAATGcacattttgtctttctcttgtCATTGCGTATATATTCACTGACAAGGCTGCTGAGTCgtggggaagaaaatgagaaagtgcAAGCCAAATAAAAAGTGCAAGCAGTCAAATTTTCTAATCGTCCTTTGGCAGTTCCAACTACCACCCCATGGttccaaaattttcaaaaatttttacaaaagactttaaatgttcagaaaactattttacaaCTCACAGAAGCAAATTGTCTACATATTGAAGCACAATAAAGGGTTTCCTTGCACAGGTAATAATGACTGGCCTATAACCAGAATAGAATTGTGGACAAAAGCTACACTGTATGTCTTATTCTAGCTCAGTGAAAGCTCTCTCCAGGGTGGAAAACAAGTAAAGATTATTTCTAGGAAGGGTCCCATTCAATAGTCGCAATTTTTGCAAAGATAAATTTGTGATGCCCCCAATAGAAAAAGTCAAATGGTTCTGCTGCTTAGACATGGAACTCAGTGCCAAAAAGAGTAAAAGGATCATTCTGGTTTGTTTGTGCCATCCAAACCCTAATTACTTAAACTCATTTGTCAGTATTACTCCTAGTAATATAACTGCTGGGGGGCTATTTCTAAAGCTTCCACAAGAGTCAGTTAAGTTAGCTGCCAGGACAAACCTGGCTGGACTATCTcagcagttttgtttgtttacaagATGAACGGCCATCAGGCTTCTGAAAAACTCATCCAAATGCTTTGAGGGGCACTGTAACTTGTCTGGAATGTCCTGTTCTAAGGCTTGGGTCTTCAATGACTTGTCCAGGATGGAAAAACAGAGATAAAGTTGTAAGTGGTAAAAAAGACTCTAACCTCATTCTAACTACAGCTCTGACAAGTCAGTTACTGGTCACTGGAAATTAGAAACACTTCCTCTATTTAAGAAGTTACatcaaaagcataaaataacGATCTATGGTAACATGGCGGGTTGCTTAGATAAACACAAATGTACATTTATGTCTAGGCTGCTGCTCCCAAAATGTATTAATGGTAGAGTAACAATGACAGAAGTTGCCAAGTAGCCATGTACCGCGGGCACAACACAGACAGGGGTCCATTGCTGCCTCTTCAAAATAATCTGTGAATCTTTGTCTGTTTTGTAGGTCTTACTTTGTCTGCCTACTTTGTGGGTTCTTCCAGGTCTGATGTCACAGTCATCCTATTCCTACATCTGACAATGCAGCAACCCAAAGAAAGAAGCATGTATTAGGTGATGTCCTGACAGACCTGCTGAGGGAGCACCGCACTGAGACAGTTGGACTGTACTgaaaaaacatcagtgtgctcTAGGACACAGACGCTCTGAGAAATTGTGGTGGGtgtggctgggacagagttaattttcttcactgtagctagtatggggctatgttttgatTGTTGGTAGCaaagggatgttttcgttactgctgagctgtgcttacacagagtcaaggccttttctgcttctcaccccaccccaccgcgagtaggctgggggtgcacaaggatttgggaggggacacagctggggcagctgaccccaactgacccaagggatattccataccatgtgacatcatgtTCAGCATATACAGctggcagaaaaagaaggaaggggggagacattcagagtgatggtgttttgcCTTCCCAAGCAaccattatgcatgatggagccctgctttcctggagctgcCAACAGGAagtagtgaataaattccttgttttgctttgcttgtgtgcacagcttttgctttacttattaaactgtctttacctcaacccacaaattttctcacttttacttttctgattttctctcccatcccaccagggtgaagtgagcaagtggctgtgcagtgcttagttgctggctggggttaaatcacGATGGAAAGCTAGAGATTACGAACTGCTGTGGCACCTATCTACAGCAATGGTCAACAAAAACAGGTGTTCATCGATCCAAGAGACCTGAAAATCCCTTACAggctagttttgtttttatgccAGTGGGTTTATGTTCCAAACAGATTATCCAATACGTAATTCAGCCTGCAGCGGTTGGCTCTGTGATGTCGAGTCCCCACCTCCATGTAAACATGCAATCCCCTTGGACATTGTAGCCGTCTGTTCTGTTTCTATACCAATCCGACAGTTGTGTCAAGTGGGCAAGAAGAGGTGGAAGAACAGTAAATAAGGAGAAATACAGGCAGGAATTACTAATTGTTCCCTCTGAAATCTCTTCTGCATTACAGATTTTCCATAAAGTACATTTCACTTTGTCTAACTATTTTGCACTTTGTTCAGGTTTGGTTTATTTAACACTCTGTAAGCTTTCGCATTTCTTCTGTTCTATTTTGAAAAGAGTTTGTTCACAGTTAGCTGGCGAAACTGGGCTTCATTTTTCAATTCAGTAAAAATCTGTGTTGCTCTTGTTATTGGCTGCTTTAAAAGGGTACACCAGTTTGAGCAACAGGAATTCATGAAGGTCTTCTGAGATACATAGTTTTAAGCATAAAGAAAATCCCTTGGGTAGAGGGTTCATATATGGGACTGTCAGGGTGACTGGATGTCATCAAAGCTTGTTGAAACCAGTGAGAACTGGAAGTATTTTGCAACTTGGAGATTTAGGTTCACAGAAGgtagattaaaataaatatctgttttatgttaatttttagGCTTCACAGAGACAAAACCCATTTTACTAGACCAGCTGGTATAACTAGAAAGAATGGACAGATTTTGGGGTCTATGAACCCATTTTTTGGAATTATGTGTAATAATTTTGTGATTCCCTGTATGGGACTGACAAGCACCATGAAACTGATGCTTCATGATCTGTAACATTTCAACATAAATTTGAAGGTTTTATGATACTCTTTAACTAAACACTACGTTTTTGACAAGGTAACAGAGAATATTTGATTGTTTAAAAGACAATGAGTAAAGAATTCCAGAGAAGTAgagaaaaaagatctttttaacAGGTAAAAATACCCCCAAATTCAACATCTCTAAATACTATGCTGTTTAAGCCACATGACATTTTGTGTGCATAAGGAGGCAGATTTATGGTTTTATTATATGCTGGTTTGCAAGTAAGGAATAGAAAGATTCACTGTATTTAAGCAATCCACAGAAAACTTAGTAAAATTTTAATGAACGTAATATTGAGATATTGCTTGCCTCATGAGCTAATGACAACTTGTCAGCCTTGGAAGTGCATGCATGAGCGCATTCATCAGACGATTCAGAGCTTAGATCTTCACTGCTCTTAGATGCTGTGACTTGTGAAACTTAACAGTATCAATGTTATAGTTACCATTGTGACTAGAATGAGCAACCACTTAAATCCTGAGAGCAGGTCACACCGAATTAATGCAAATTAAAGCTAAACGCCATTATAGAACTGATGCCTAAGttaagtttttctttaaaatgtcagaGCCCAACATCTTTTTTTAGGAGATTAGAGAGAATAACtaagaaatatatttggatCCCACTCCAATCTGGCTTCATCTTCACGTCTCTATGTAGATGTTTCCAATGCTTTAGTAAGTACTTGGGTTTGAATTGGCAGATACTCTACTGAAACTATTTTAAGTTCCATAAAactgtttcctttcatttttcaagCCTCAATTTGAGCATGAGATATCAGACAGCTCAAAGGCTAGCCAGACTTAAtggtattttcttcctctcaatCAGTTAATGACTTTCTAATTCATATGTATTCTGACActatatatatttcaaaagtaAGTTAATCAAATACCAGAAAAGTAGTGTTGAATATATGTTTGGGCATATCCTCCTACTACTGCTGAATGTTctacaacaaaggaaaaagcaacagaatagATGATTTGACAAACCTGATCTAATCTATCAAGTTGTATTTTTGGCTAACAATGCTTGTTGTCTCTTTCgcaattctgtttctttttcttctgttttcctttctaactTCCCTGCAGTGGGCCTTTCCATCCCTGTTGGAATTGTCTTAAGGTTTGTGCTCTCCCTTGCTTAGCCCGTGGGTATTTGATGTATTCGATGCTATTCAGCAGAACAATGGCCAAATACTCCTGCATACATAGGCCAGAGTCCATATATGAAACCGGTTAGTATCTGTTTCACATTTGCAGCACTCAGTGAATCCAGTAGGAGGTAAAGGGAATGATCATAACAGAAAGCGTGTTGCAAGTACAGGCCATCGGTGTCTTTAAGCGTGCCTCtactctgcattttctgtgtgcCGCCTGCCTCTTCATCTCAGCAGCGTTCCTGCTTTATCTCTTAGTGGTCATGGCTGTGTTGGCTTATCTTTTCGGCAGGTCTGTAAATTCCTGCCGCCCATCAGTGTCTTCACTCAGCACACCCGCCACACCCACTACAACCACGTCCCGCAAACATCGACCCCCACGCTCTGGCGCCGGGGGGTAGCGGGCAGAGCTGCGGGGCCGGCGCCTTGGCAGGGGACGGGCTGGCACAGGAACGGCTTTCCCAAGGCGCAGTTCTGAACGCGAGGGAAAGAAGCCCTCGTCAGGCTTgtaaaaactgctttaaaagacaaaagcaacACCCTCCTCGCGAAGAAGCAGTGCCGAGGCCGCGGCGGGACGCCGGCCCGACGCCGGGTAGGGCGGAGGGGCGCAGagggccgccccgctcccgcccctgACCCCGCCGGGCGGGCAGCGTGCTGCGGGGTGGCACCGCCCGCCgctccgccggccccggccccggccccggcccgggcccgaccccgcccggccgcccggcCCCTCCTTCGCGGCGCTGCCTGCCGCGCTCCGGGCTCAGAAGATGGAGGACTACGGGCGATTCTTGGCGCTGCTGGTCTCGGCGCTGCTGGTCGGCTTCGTGTCGGTCGTCTTCTCCCTCGTCTGGGTCTTCCACTACCGCGAGGGGCTGAGCTGGGACGGAGGCCCGCGGGAGTTCAACTGGCACCCCGTCCTCATCATCACGGGCTTCGTGTTCATCCAGGGCATCGGTGCGTCGGGGGCCCGTGCCCGACGCTGGcacggcgggggccggggcggagcggagcggcgggGAGCTGCGTGGGCCGGGGCGGCGCTGGGGGCGCTGGGCGCAGCCGCCGGGGCGGCCGGCAGCGGGTGGCAGCGGGAGCGCGGCGGCCCGCGGTGCACGGCCGGAGCGGTTTGGGAAAGCCAGCGCTCCCCGAGAAGGGACAAAGAGTCCCTTGTAGTAAGCCGAAACTGCtatatgtgctttttttctgcaagcacTTGTTTACCCTGGCCTGGGATTGCTTTGCACTTTGAGTAATGCTTGCGAGGTGTGTTTTCCTAGTCAGCCTGAATTTATGCAAGTTGAGAATCGAAATGCCAGAAATGCTGCCCGAGGAAAGTTTCTCTTTTGGCTCCCTCTCTTTTGGCTCCCTCCCGTATcctgagaggagaaaggaaacttCAGTACCACTGAAGCTGGCTACAGAAATCCACGAATGGGGTTTCTGCCAGAGAAAATGTGTCATCGTAAGCATCACTAAAATGCAATTCATCAGCCCAGACttactgtaaattattttgtaaaatatatcttttaagTTCATTCTTAATTCTGTTGCCTAAATAACGTGCAATGATTGTGATGCTCtggtggcttttgctttttttacagAGCGTATGAACTTTTGGTTGCATAGGGGTCAGCCTTGGACTGACTTGTAAACGTTTCCCGTTACACTTACCTTTTTTGTAACATCCCACACAACTAGTATGGTAGGCCTTAAGTGCAAGGTTTTTTTGCTTGAGATCAGCAGGAGCACTGGAGTTTGAACTGTGTTTTTACTGCTAGTGTACTTGGCTAATTCCAAGAAAGTGACTCAGACACACTATAGTTCATAAACTGTAtcaatttagaaaataaaaatacaacgCTCTCagtaaagtttaaaaaacaggtAATGGTAGAGCACCACAGAGGGACTTATCTAGCCTGTGAATATATTTAAACTAGAGCTGAATATTGCAAAAATAAGGGCACCGGACTGTACCTTCAAAAGCCTGACATTTGGGAGTGTCAGTTTATGCTAATGGCATTAAAACTAATGGGGAAATTTGACACAGGTAACAACTTccaacagtatttttttataaagcaatTAACAAAATTCTTGCTAGTGCAACATTAGTACTATCTCCAAGCAGGGCACGTAAATACTGCAGAGAACAGAGGAAATTCTCCCACAGTTTTACCGCTTACTTTTGGGAGGAGAAGATGGGGAAGATTTTACCGTTGTTAAGTAATGAAGAACCTCTGGAGACTTACAGGCTAAATGtaagcagtattttttctttgcaatagAAGACAAACTAGAGTTTTGTCTAGACAAACTTagagtttcatttttaataacctTATTTACATTTGCTTCACTGCTGAATGATGTATTGCATTCATCCAGCCATAAAACTTGTCCAGCACATCCGGATATTCATTCCAGTGGAACATGTTGTTTGCATCACATGTGTGCTCACTCGCTCTTCGGCGGGAGCCCAGCCAGTCAGAGGttggaagagggaggaggagtgGGTGACTGTCTAGTCCTGGCTATTAAGGAAACATTGTGATTTGAACATACATTGCAAATCTCATCTTTTCAATGGGAGTGGGGTGTGTTCTCAGCTTTGTGGCTTCCAGTTACAAATTACTATTGAGCAATGAACTATTTTGAAGTTGTTTTACATGATATTGCTCAATACGTCCTGGGAAGTGTAATTTCAGGCTATAAAGAAGCAACAAGAAACACCTGTTGACCGCACTAAGATCTATGCTACTTACTGTGATCAAAGTACTGTATTTTATATAAGCATagagtttctgaagaaaataggGGGaggttttctgcagttttttcctacatatttttttttccccccctgaaACTTGGTTTGTCCCTGTGCCACAGAGTTTCAGGGGTTGTTGCCTCAAGCCTTGTGTAAGTAAGGATATATGTAAAGTAAATGGGAGTTTACCATagctcaaaaaaagaaaaaaaacatatacaAGGAATTCATTGATATAGGGCATTATCTGGGGGGGAAATCCTGTTGTATAACAAGTAAAGCAAAGTCAGAGACTGAAGTAGTATAGTAGTAAATCAGATGAAATATCAACAGATAAGATACCACTGTGAATCTGATTCAGATTTGGCTGTCAGAAGTCTGCCATTGAGTTCAAAGTAATTCGAATTAGACTGTGGAATAGGATGTCTCTTTGCACACatacaagaaaaagaagtctttaaGTAGTTAAAAGTAGACAGGAATAGCTAATAAATATCTTGGTTAAATTTGTGTGGAGGATTTGAAATAATAATCAAATCACCTGTTTCTTGAGTTCATTAAGGTCTATACAAAGGTTAGAAATGTGGTATTGTTGGTCTGTAGGAGGTAGAAGGGATGGCTTTAATAATGTATATATTGGGAAGTAGATGAGCCCTGATAAGTGTTGTGTATCTTGTCAATCAAGTGAAAAAGCTGTAGGCATGTTAATATCAACACTTACTATTTGTGGATCAGCACCTATAGGTAAATGATACCTGACAAAACACTGTCAGTGCACAGTAATTGTCCAGATTATTTTCTAGACTTAAAAGTGGGAAAAACACAGGCAATAAAAGTCTGTGTGCATACTAGTACAGcaacatttttgaaaagaataagacaggaaaata
Coding sequences within it:
- the CYBRD1 gene encoding LOW QUALITY PROTEIN: plasma membrane ascorbate-dependent reductase CYBRD1 (The sequence of the model RefSeq protein was modified relative to this genomic sequence to represent the inferred CDS: inserted 1 base in 1 codon; deleted 4 bases in 2 codons; substituted 2 bases at 2 genomic stop codons), which produces MAVLAYLFGRSVNSCRPSVSSLSTPATPTTTTSRKHRPPRSGAGGXAGRAAGPAPWQGTGWHRNGFPKAQFXTRGKEALVRLVKTALKDKSNPPREEAVPRPRRDAGPTPGRAEGRRGPPRSRPXPRRAGSVLRGGTARRSAGPGPGPGPPDPARPPGPSFAALPAALRAQKMEDYGRFLALLVSALLVGFVSVVFSLVWVFHYREGLSWDGGPREFNWHPVLIITGFVFIQGIALIVYRLPWTWKCSKLLMKFIHAGLNTIAMILAIVSMVAVFEYHNARNIPNMYSLHSWIGLTAVIFYSLQLFLGFAVFLLPFAPVPLRAALMPIHVYSGLTIFAAVIATALMGITEKLIFSLKTPSYSASPPEATFVNCLGLLLVIFGALILWMASRPHWKRPLEENAKILRPIGGTPEGTEAESTMTDGSNGDKSDLRINSEAARKQNLKLDEACQRSTM